One Desulfobulbus oligotrophicus DNA segment encodes these proteins:
- a CDS encoding TraV family lipoprotein codes for MRRILACLAVLALVSGCAGVKDAVNPYEENFRCKAKDSDGKCLDTPTAYKEARLPDGQEGEAASNTSQVEAQNSRYKALTDLLEAPETPVLNPPKILRVLLLPYKGENNELFMTRYAYLEIEPSQWVLTEVSEKKP; via the coding sequence ATGAGACGAATACTTGCTTGCCTCGCCGTACTTGCCCTAGTCTCGGGCTGTGCCGGGGTCAAGGATGCGGTGAACCCCTATGAAGAGAACTTTCGGTGCAAGGCCAAGGATAGTGACGGCAAGTGCCTGGATACGCCGACCGCTTACAAAGAAGCCCGGCTTCCTGACGGTCAAGAGGGCGAGGCAGCATCAAACACCTCTCAAGTCGAGGCCCAGAACAGCCGTTACAAAGCGCTTACCGATCTGCTGGAAGCTCCCGAAACCCCGGTGCTCAATCCGCCCAAGATCCTCCGGGTATTGCTGCTCCCCTATAAAGGGGAAAACAACGAACTGTTCATGACCCGGTACGCCTACCTGGAGATTGAACCCTCCCAGTGGGTGCTGACCGAGGTCAGCGAGAAGAAGCCATGA
- a CDS encoding type IV conjugative transfer system protein TraE: MKLNTYVQQSSNLFARNRLLQFVVIVLAVCLMFTSFMAYRAVRYQKVILIPPQMTGTVEFVQGKPTEAYIQDIGRRILSLATTYSPSTARKQFNELLVYYAPESYPEASILWYSLAGRIEESQVSSVFYPQTLSMKDNRIEVFGDLKQYTGNTRLENTTRTYFLDYQIRDGRFSLLSFKEKEKSGEERSEK, from the coding sequence GTGAAACTCAACACCTATGTGCAACAGAGCAGTAACCTCTTTGCCCGTAACCGGTTGCTCCAGTTTGTGGTGATCGTTCTGGCGGTTTGCCTGATGTTCACCTCCTTCATGGCCTACCGGGCGGTACGCTATCAGAAGGTGATCCTTATACCGCCGCAGATGACCGGCACGGTGGAGTTCGTCCAGGGCAAGCCGACCGAGGCCTACATCCAGGACATCGGCCGGCGGATCCTTTCTCTGGCCACCACCTACTCACCGAGCACGGCACGCAAGCAGTTCAACGAGTTGTTGGTCTACTACGCGCCCGAATCCTACCCCGAGGCTTCCATCCTCTGGTATTCGCTGGCTGGGCGGATCGAGGAGTCTCAGGTCAGTTCGGTGTTTTATCCTCAGACCCTAAGCATGAAAGACAACCGCATAGAGGTGTTTGGCGACCTGAAGCAGTACACCGGTAATACCCGACTGGAAAACACCACCCGGACCTATTTCCTTGACTATCAGATCAGGGACGGCCGTTTCTCCCTACTGTCCTTCAAGGAGAAGGAAAAATCCGGAGAAGAGAGGAGTGAAAAATGA
- a CDS encoding TraB/VirB10 family protein, protein MKIKERFNRLTAARKKIVIWSLIGAVLLVIVVTGYSSRSTHQPGQSGERVQNTRLEPDLMEKTIVREYRRKLEELEGHVSTMQRELERGRKELEATERSNQKPAQEKELPKIPEVDEIERGKAAFPPPMQPLAIGDEEGPHFASAGAPKEKKRIGKITVVKNDSLPKGDTKKKGRTVYLPPSFMEANLLTGFDAATSGTSKNSPEPLLLRIKTPAVLPNDIKAELSGCFVVAEAVGRLDKERADVRLVSLSCLSNEGKAVIDTQVKGFVTDADSKVGLSGRVVSRMGAATVRAIVAGLFEGAGDALKASTTTTSTSALGSTSTIDGSQVGKSALGTGLSQGAQTMSDFYLELVKQTTPVIEVSAAKKITVIISEGKELTIRDIKNNEFAQQ, encoded by the coding sequence ATGAAGATCAAGGAACGGTTCAATCGGCTCACAGCGGCACGCAAGAAGATCGTTATCTGGTCGCTGATAGGGGCTGTCCTCCTGGTAATTGTGGTGACCGGCTACAGCTCCAGATCGACCCATCAACCAGGACAGAGTGGCGAACGTGTCCAGAATACCCGGCTTGAACCGGATCTGATGGAGAAGACCATTGTCCGCGAGTATCGCCGCAAACTGGAAGAGCTTGAAGGACATGTCTCCACCATGCAGCGGGAGCTGGAGCGGGGCCGGAAGGAATTGGAAGCGACTGAAAGGAGCAATCAGAAACCTGCTCAGGAAAAAGAGTTGCCCAAGATACCCGAAGTCGATGAGATCGAACGCGGCAAAGCTGCCTTCCCACCTCCCATGCAACCGCTGGCGATTGGAGATGAAGAGGGACCTCATTTCGCATCTGCCGGGGCCCCAAAAGAGAAAAAGCGGATCGGCAAGATCACGGTGGTCAAGAACGATAGCCTGCCCAAAGGGGATACGAAGAAGAAGGGCCGCACGGTCTATTTGCCGCCCTCATTCATGGAGGCCAACCTGCTGACCGGCTTTGACGCGGCTACCTCTGGCACCAGCAAGAACAGTCCGGAGCCGCTGCTGCTGCGCATCAAAACACCAGCGGTCCTGCCCAATGACATCAAGGCTGAACTCTCCGGCTGCTTTGTCGTGGCCGAGGCGGTGGGCCGACTCGACAAGGAACGAGCCGATGTACGGCTGGTCTCGCTTTCCTGCTTGAGCAACGAGGGCAAGGCGGTGATCGATACCCAGGTCAAGGGTTTTGTCACTGATGCGGATTCCAAGGTGGGACTCTCCGGCCGGGTGGTCTCGCGCATGGGCGCGGCCACGGTCCGGGCCATTGTCGCCGGTCTGTTTGAAGGCGCCGGCGATGCCCTCAAGGCCTCGACCACCACTACCTCGACCTCGGCTTTGGGATCCACCTCCACCATCGACGGTTCCCAGGTCGGCAAGTCCGCCCTGGGAACAGGTCTTTCCCAAGGTGCCCAGACCATGAGCGACTTCTACCTCGAACTGGTCAAGCAGACCACCCCGGTGATCGAGGTCAGTGCAGCCAAGAAGATCACGGTCATCATCTCCGAGGGTAAGGAGCTTACGATCAGGGACATCAAGAACAATGAGTTTGCGCAACAGTAA
- a CDS encoding TraK domain-containing protein, with translation MKILCFSICCLLLNTDHAVAGEGVPAEVPTMVELSAREINRIVCPGQMSDLIFSEEKGLTGHFSGNNAFIKFTAEEVGGKLKYNNEPSEIYAVCNGSVFTIIGVPAEINAVTVRLALPKSETVEKNITRYKNMPLEKQALQLIKEAYDGVFPSSYQVIDKKQPVYLCPDLDLVQQQVVEIEGVGLQLKAFKATSRLGMDLELAEKTFLSAAVGNPILAVAIEQHTLKPKQSTRVFVVERKDLPVATMTTLDAGFER, from the coding sequence ATGAAGATACTGTGCTTTTCCATCTGCTGCTTGTTGCTAAACACCGACCATGCTGTGGCCGGCGAGGGAGTTCCCGCCGAGGTCCCCACCATGGTGGAACTTTCGGCCCGGGAGATCAACCGCATCGTCTGTCCCGGGCAGATGAGCGATCTGATCTTCTCAGAAGAGAAGGGGCTGACCGGCCATTTCTCCGGCAACAATGCCTTCATCAAATTTACTGCCGAGGAGGTGGGCGGCAAGCTGAAGTACAACAATGAGCCCAGCGAGATTTATGCGGTCTGCAACGGTTCGGTTTTCACCATCATCGGTGTCCCGGCTGAAATCAACGCAGTCACGGTCCGGCTTGCCCTGCCTAAGAGCGAGACCGTGGAGAAGAACATCACCCGCTATAAGAACATGCCCCTGGAAAAACAGGCTCTGCAACTGATCAAAGAGGCCTACGACGGGGTTTTTCCTTCGAGCTATCAGGTGATCGACAAAAAACAACCGGTTTACCTCTGCCCGGATCTCGACTTGGTCCAGCAACAAGTGGTTGAAATCGAAGGCGTCGGCTTGCAGCTCAAAGCCTTCAAGGCCACCTCGCGGCTAGGCATGGATCTGGAACTGGCCGAAAAGACCTTCCTTTCCGCAGCTGTCGGCAACCCGATCCTGGCGGTGGCCATCGAACAGCACACCCTCAAACCCAAGCAGTCGACCCGGGTCTTTGTGGTGGAGCGCAAGGATCTACCTGTCGCAACCATGACCACTCTGGATGCCGGATTTGAACGATGA
- a CDS encoding TraC family protein: protein MISLLEKICFNSGAYLKQADLERMTSRHPFSAYLNYLAYDYDLDIYLNQDCSLGMLWECTPLTFAGPKALTSLEGLFRAGLPKGSVLQLILHADSHIAPILSSYRESRTVTDIIVRTSTDQIVDFMEQGRRGLAACSNIPVRNFRLFVAVKLPGDMPEAPNPEDFIDRERAKPLQDIKRQINETLKAALLSPRSLQPGDLLEWARRLFNHYPTEYPEHNFTAYNDTIPLRKQILNADTVVREAGDHLQVGDNFFCCTTPKIIPTEVDPLQTNTLFGGIWGLVSDMDQIKTGFLYTLNILFEQGLETRIHAKCNLLLNQQAVGSLSPLLRRKQEEHLEATDALEHGVKFVRIIPILLVWDRDLEGARESCTRARRIWEDNGYVMQQDSFILKILFLSALPFGLYTTGKNVDNLERDFIAPVPSVTPLLPVQGDFAGTGGVPKLIFTGRKGQLVSLDFFAKGAPNHNTVCCATTGSGKSFLVNFLAFNYYACGSLVRIIDIGGSYKKIANMLGIRYLDFQPGTTVCLNPFTSIQEPEEELKSVTAVFAQMAYSNSDTNKCDDTELNMIRNAVRWAWQQKGQGAEADTVYEFLTKFPEVPAADFDSMSDNPALVEVARKLAFNIREFTSHGFHGKFFTGPSTFDIHRDAFVVLELENLKIQPDLYRVVTLLVLNAVTQDLYLSDRSRSRLIIFDEAWQFMGKAAMLGPVINEGYRRARKYNGSFMIITQSILDLDNFGEVGRVINGNSAFKIYLESSDFDQARKQGLIEHDDFVLQLLKSVKSNPPKYSEIFFDTPFGLGVVRLVVNNYDYFIYTSKPAEIAAIEAMVKSGLSYHEAILEMVARREQDAL from the coding sequence ATGATCTCTCTGCTGGAAAAGATCTGTTTTAATTCTGGTGCCTACCTCAAGCAGGCGGACCTTGAGCGGATGACCAGCCGGCATCCGTTCTCCGCCTACCTGAACTATCTGGCCTACGACTACGACCTCGATATCTACCTCAACCAGGATTGCAGCCTGGGCATGCTCTGGGAATGCACACCCCTGACCTTTGCCGGCCCCAAGGCCCTGACCTCATTGGAGGGGTTGTTTCGGGCCGGCTTACCTAAGGGGAGTGTGCTTCAACTGATCCTCCATGCGGATTCCCATATTGCCCCGATCCTCTCCAGCTACCGCGAGAGCAGAACGGTGACGGACATCATTGTCCGCACCAGCACCGATCAGATTGTCGACTTCATGGAACAGGGACGGCGCGGACTGGCCGCCTGCTCCAACATCCCGGTGCGCAACTTCCGTCTGTTCGTGGCGGTCAAGCTACCCGGCGATATGCCGGAGGCGCCGAATCCCGAGGACTTCATCGACCGGGAGAGAGCCAAACCCCTCCAGGACATCAAGCGGCAGATCAACGAAACCTTGAAGGCGGCGCTGCTGTCTCCGCGCTCTCTGCAGCCGGGCGACCTGCTTGAATGGGCGCGGCGATTGTTCAACCATTATCCGACTGAATATCCGGAGCACAACTTTACCGCTTACAACGACACTATCCCCCTGCGCAAACAGATCCTGAACGCCGATACCGTGGTTCGGGAAGCAGGTGACCATCTTCAGGTGGGGGATAACTTTTTCTGCTGCACCACCCCTAAGATCATCCCCACCGAGGTCGATCCCTTGCAGACCAATACGCTCTTTGGCGGTATCTGGGGTCTGGTTTCGGATATGGATCAGATCAAGACCGGCTTCCTTTACACCCTCAATATCCTTTTTGAGCAGGGTCTGGAGACCAGGATCCACGCTAAGTGCAACCTGCTCCTCAATCAACAGGCGGTGGGCTCGCTCTCTCCACTACTTCGGAGAAAGCAGGAAGAGCACCTGGAGGCGACCGATGCCCTGGAGCATGGAGTCAAGTTCGTTCGCATCATCCCCATTCTCCTGGTCTGGGACCGGGATCTGGAAGGGGCTCGCGAGTCCTGCACCCGGGCCAGAAGGATCTGGGAGGACAACGGCTATGTCATGCAGCAGGATTCTTTCATCCTCAAGATTCTTTTTCTCTCGGCCTTACCCTTTGGTCTCTACACTACCGGCAAAAACGTCGACAACCTGGAGCGGGATTTTATCGCCCCGGTGCCTTCGGTGACTCCACTCTTACCGGTCCAGGGCGACTTTGCCGGCACCGGCGGGGTGCCCAAGCTGATCTTCACCGGCCGCAAGGGCCAACTGGTCAGCCTGGACTTCTTTGCCAAGGGAGCGCCTAACCACAACACCGTCTGTTGTGCCACCACCGGATCGGGCAAGTCCTTCCTGGTCAACTTCCTGGCGTTCAATTACTACGCTTGTGGCTCTCTGGTGCGGATCATCGACATCGGCGGATCCTACAAGAAAATCGCCAACATGCTCGGTATCCGCTATCTCGACTTCCAGCCGGGAACCACGGTCTGCCTCAACCCCTTCACCTCCATCCAGGAACCGGAGGAGGAACTCAAGTCAGTGACCGCTGTCTTTGCCCAGATGGCCTACTCCAACTCGGATACCAACAAATGCGATGACACCGAGTTGAACATGATCCGCAATGCGGTTCGCTGGGCCTGGCAGCAGAAAGGACAAGGGGCCGAGGCCGATACGGTCTATGAATTCCTGACCAAGTTCCCTGAGGTGCCGGCGGCTGATTTCGACTCGATGAGTGATAACCCGGCCCTGGTTGAGGTGGCCAGGAAGCTGGCCTTCAATATCCGCGAGTTCACCAGCCACGGCTTCCACGGCAAGTTCTTCACCGGTCCCTCAACCTTTGACATCCACCGCGATGCCTTTGTGGTCCTGGAATTGGAGAACCTCAAGATTCAGCCCGATCTCTACCGCGTGGTCACCCTGTTGGTACTCAACGCCGTCACCCAGGATCTCTATCTTTCCGACCGCTCCCGCTCCCGGCTGATCATCTTTGACGAGGCCTGGCAGTTTATGGGCAAGGCAGCCATGCTTGGCCCGGTGATCAACGAGGGGTACCGGCGTGCTCGCAAGTACAACGGCAGCTTCATGATCATTACCCAGTCCATCCTTGATCTCGACAATTTCGGTGAGGTGGGCCGGGTAATCAACGGTAACTCGGCCTTCAAGATCTACCTCGAATCCTCGGATTTCGACCAGGCCCGCAAGCAGGGATTGATCGAGCATGACGACTTTGTCCTCCAGTTACTGAAAAGCGTTAAATCCAACCCACCCAAATACTCAGAGATCTTTTTCGATACCCCCTTTGGTCTCGGTGTGGTCCGACTGGTGGTCAACAATTACGACTACTTCATCTACACCTCCAAGCCCGCCGAGATTGCTGCCATCGAGGCCATGGTCAAAAGCGGCCTCAGCTATCACGAAGCCATCCTGGAGATGGTAGCCCGGAGGGAGCAGGATGCACTCTAA
- a CDS encoding GIY-YIG nuclease family protein — protein MSGGFMYILKCSDGSYYTGSTRNLEFRLIQHQSGNGASHTKKRLPVTLVYWEEYSRVDEAFYREKQVQGWSRKKKEALIVGDTQLLPELAVAYRDLAVVSRVSATARGNTLLPSRTSGNSKKRQ, from the coding sequence ATGAGTGGTGGCTTTATGTACATTCTAAAGTGTTCTGATGGTAGCTATTACACTGGAAGTACAAGGAATTTGGAGTTTCGATTGATTCAGCATCAATCTGGTAATGGGGCGAGCCACACCAAAAAACGGCTGCCAGTAACTCTTGTTTATTGGGAAGAGTATTCGAGAGTTGATGAAGCTTTTTATCGTGAGAAACAAGTGCAGGGTTGGAGTAGAAAAAAGAAAGAGGCCCTTATTGTGGGCGATACCCAGTTATTACCGGAATTGGCAGTGGCGTATCGTGATTTAGCAGTGGTTTCGAGAGTCTCAGCCACCGCGAGAGGAAACACCCTGTTGCCTTCGAGAACCTCAGGCAACAGCAAGAAGCGACAATAA
- a CDS encoding OmpA family protein → MNAHLIPILITVLLLSSSPLMTREIRQERFSLLSEIVRVTDRETFLLTSTPNHRQPACEEKTVKATDGCELPVVHFQLGSAELSLSEQNALLATLPQCGIVPETGLIVIGHTCSLGTEKRNRILSRERAEQVAAVLHAHGYSISEVTAMGSQQPIPGNKHLAGNRRVELAFTRP, encoded by the coding sequence ATGAACGCCCACCTGATTCCCATCCTGATAACCGTCCTGCTCTTGAGCTCCTCGCCGCTCATGACCAGGGAGATTCGTCAGGAACGCTTCTCCCTGCTGAGCGAGATTGTGCGGGTGACGGATCGGGAGACCTTCCTGCTCACCAGCACACCCAACCACCGCCAGCCAGCCTGCGAGGAAAAGACCGTAAAGGCCACGGATGGTTGTGAGCTTCCAGTGGTGCATTTCCAACTTGGCAGCGCCGAGTTGTCTCTGTCCGAGCAAAATGCTCTGCTTGCCACTCTGCCCCAATGTGGCATTGTTCCCGAAACCGGATTGATCGTCATAGGACACACCTGTTCGCTGGGCACGGAAAAGCGCAACCGCATCCTCTCCCGAGAGCGTGCAGAACAGGTGGCGGCAGTGCTCCATGCTCATGGCTACAGCATCTCCGAAGTAACAGCCATGGGCTCGCAGCAACCCATACCCGGCAACAAGCACCTGGCCGGCAACCGGCGAGTCGAACTCGCCTTTACTCGACCATAA
- the trfA gene encoding plasmid replication initiator TrfA, with protein sequence MKTISSKEAVISREFFPAEPEASGLLQHRCFDSLSPEMRQKIEAIEQIPLLPDWPDKTRGIPNICLRSALFGVIKRGRRKAVKKELIASLKGVAIQYTGWRLDQGDFDVLAQALHFQSREPDPEKRQFLRIKVKPFLAAIGRQGGKSGREWLKDSLRRLTATAVEIKVDLSAYRGSFSYTGSLVDEFYFSDEDQSYIVRINPKLVGLFDVGWTQVQWQQRLQLKTDLAKWLHGFYASHRAPYPVKITTLKHLCGSECSRLVDFRRSLRSAMSELVQAGAVLGWNIDPEDKLNVVRHPQALKKEGA encoded by the coding sequence ATGAAAACAATTTCGAGTAAGGAAGCTGTTATTTCACGCGAATTCTTTCCAGCAGAACCAGAGGCGAGCGGCCTTCTTCAGCACCGTTGTTTTGATTCTCTGTCACCTGAGATGCGCCAGAAGATTGAAGCTATCGAGCAAATCCCTCTGCTACCCGACTGGCCCGATAAGACCCGCGGTATCCCCAATATATGCCTGCGATCCGCTCTGTTCGGGGTGATCAAAAGAGGGCGACGAAAGGCCGTCAAAAAAGAACTCATCGCATCGCTCAAAGGTGTGGCAATCCAATATACCGGCTGGCGATTGGATCAAGGTGATTTTGACGTGTTGGCGCAAGCGCTCCATTTTCAATCCCGTGAGCCCGATCCTGAGAAACGACAGTTTCTCAGGATCAAGGTAAAACCCTTTCTTGCGGCCATCGGACGTCAAGGTGGGAAATCAGGCCGGGAGTGGCTCAAGGATTCACTCCGACGCCTGACAGCCACCGCCGTGGAGATCAAGGTCGATCTTAGTGCGTACCGGGGGAGTTTCTCCTATACCGGCTCACTGGTCGACGAATTCTATTTCAGCGACGAAGATCAGTCCTACATCGTCAGGATTAATCCCAAATTGGTAGGCCTGTTCGATGTCGGCTGGACCCAGGTGCAGTGGCAACAGCGGCTCCAACTCAAGACCGATCTCGCCAAGTGGCTGCATGGATTTTATGCGAGTCACCGAGCGCCTTATCCGGTGAAAATTACCACATTGAAGCATCTTTGCGGGTCGGAGTGCTCTCGGTTGGTTGATTTTCGCCGGAGTTTGCGATCTGCGATGAGCGAATTGGTCCAAGCTGGAGCTGTCCTGGGTTGGAACATTGATCCGGAAGACAAGTTGAACGTGGTGCGCCACCCTCAAGCCCTCAAGAAAGAGGGGGCATAG
- a CDS encoding helix-turn-helix domain-containing protein, which translates to MSATNERITQKQIALEAEISPDFLSQILHGKRPCPKAVAVRLEMVTGISKVIWVWGTPEQIRAEVHKVCANDTKHIHHDR; encoded by the coding sequence ATGAGCGCAACGAACGAGCGGATCACCCAAAAACAGATCGCCTTGGAGGCGGAGATCTCGCCAGATTTCCTCAGTCAAATCCTCCACGGCAAGCGCCCCTGTCCGAAAGCAGTGGCGGTTCGCCTTGAAATGGTCACCGGCATCAGCAAAGTGATCTGGGTTTGGGGCACTCCAGAGCAAATCCGCGCAGAAGTTCACAAGGTATGTGCCAATGATACGAAACACATCCATCACGATAGATGA
- a CDS encoding sigma-70 family RNA polymerase sigma factor → MTEPSAIHITSSRLTWLTAMEWVRAHRHIVRWEATPFIPYIAGDNDDLCQEATIAAFKALMKVQNQDSQRLITYFRTIFRTHCLKMAVGIRPALFAYEYLLCTASREEEEYLPEPQPEEIEQAMQRVKDRDRRICRWILEQPFPVSTEETAYHFNLSRRQVCRILQNATDHIIQHQRKMQPKLPTITEFSRKSPLPRKILLLLKRKEIIQDPLTQEDQIGLRVLEQVWGDRNVLRPQISRMSRLAREKFIRTVALSSKWERYAYSRYFNQEPGARLSLQQVIAEIQTTFRFELTKKQISRIRNIRSRAQVARYRDMRKKAREISYIAQTKK, encoded by the coding sequence ATGACAGAACCGAGCGCCATCCACATCACCTCCAGCCGGCTCACCTGGCTCACCGCCATGGAATGGGTTCGAGCCCACAGGCACATTGTCCGCTGGGAGGCTACCCCCTTTATTCCCTACATAGCCGGGGACAACGACGATCTGTGCCAGGAGGCCACCATAGCTGCTTTCAAGGCCCTGATGAAGGTTCAAAATCAAGACTCTCAGCGGTTGATCACCTATTTTCGGACCATCTTCAGAACCCATTGCCTGAAGATGGCCGTTGGTATCCGACCAGCACTGTTTGCCTACGAATACCTGCTCTGCACTGCTTCTCGGGAAGAGGAGGAATACCTTCCTGAACCGCAACCCGAGGAGATCGAGCAGGCCATGCAACGGGTCAAGGATCGGGACCGGCGGATTTGCCGGTGGATCCTTGAGCAACCATTCCCGGTCTCCACCGAGGAGACGGCTTACCACTTCAACCTCAGCCGGCGACAAGTCTGTCGAATCCTTCAGAACGCCACTGACCACATCATTCAACACCAACGAAAAATGCAGCCCAAACTACCGACCATCACCGAGTTTTCCCGTAAGTCACCACTCCCCCGGAAAATCCTCCTGCTCCTGAAGCGCAAGGAGATCATCCAGGATCCTCTGACTCAGGAGGATCAGATCGGCTTGCGTGTTTTGGAGCAGGTCTGGGGGGACAGGAATGTGCTTCGTCCGCAGATCTCCCGGATGTCGCGTCTCGCCAGAGAGAAGTTCATCCGGACCGTGGCCTTGAGCAGCAAATGGGAGCGCTACGCCTACTCCCGGTACTTCAATCAGGAGCCGGGAGCTCGTCTTTCCCTGCAGCAGGTCATTGCAGAAATCCAGACTACCTTCCGTTTTGAGCTGACCAAGAAACAGATCAGCCGGATCCGCAATATTCGCTCCAGAGCCCAGGTCGCCCGCTACCGAGACATGAGAAAAAAGGCCCGGGAGATTTCTTACATCGCGCAAACTAAGAAGTAA
- a CDS encoding arylamine N-acetyltransferase family protein, with amino-acid sequence MNLSEYFVRIGYEPKNAPSLEDLHALTRAHAQSIPFENIDVLRGLPISLEPADLFDKLVHRQRGGYCFEQNSLFIHILNTLGYSAYPHFARVRLPCKDRSEMPPRTHLSILVELDGKKWLADVGFGSFALSAALLWEDGLEQQTPADLRRLVKEDGRWFYQIWQADHWRDLYEFDGRLVYPSDLMVANWYTSTHPEATFTSQLRIARPGADGSRLAIMGNELRVWDPDGALTVTIISDEELPTVARKYFNMRWPVHRQ; translated from the coding sequence ATGAATCTTAGCGAATACTTTGTCCGCATTGGCTATGAACCGAAGAATGCACCGAGCCTGGAGGATCTGCATGCTTTGACCCGTGCCCATGCGCAGTCAATTCCCTTTGAAAATATCGATGTGCTGCGCGGACTGCCCATCAGTCTGGAGCCTGCTGATCTTTTTGACAAGCTGGTGCACCGGCAGCGGGGCGGCTACTGCTTTGAGCAGAACAGTCTGTTTATCCATATACTCAATACACTTGGCTACTCCGCCTATCCCCACTTTGCGCGGGTACGGCTGCCATGCAAGGATCGCAGCGAAATGCCGCCCCGCACCCATCTGTCTATCCTGGTTGAGCTGGATGGGAAAAAATGGCTGGCCGATGTGGGCTTTGGCAGTTTTGCCCTGAGTGCTGCCCTGCTCTGGGAGGACGGCCTGGAACAACAGACACCCGCTGACCTGCGGCGCCTGGTAAAGGAAGACGGCCGCTGGTTTTATCAGATCTGGCAGGCAGACCATTGGCGCGATCTCTATGAGTTTGACGGTCGGCTTGTGTATCCCAGCGATCTGATGGTGGCCAACTGGTATACCAGTACGCATCCGGAGGCCACCTTCACAAGCCAGCTAAGGATTGCCCGTCCCGGTGCCGATGGCAGCCGCCTGGCCATCATGGGCAATGAACTGCGGGTGTGGGATCCGGACGGCGCGCTGACCGTGACCATTATCAGTGATGAGGAGCTGCCAACTGTTGCCCGCAAATATTTCAATATGCGCTGGCCTGTGCATCGTCAGTGA
- a CDS encoding type IV conjugative transfer system protein TraL, producing MAGSSRKFPQYLSRPFQVLWFEVDELAIFLFTLTVALIYGGLAWLVFVGVQYGYIRTKRSKPRGFLKHLLYACALLQMKNYPGYFEQEFHE from the coding sequence ATGGCCGGCTCATCCCGCAAATTCCCCCAGTATCTGTCCCGACCCTTCCAGGTGTTGTGGTTTGAAGTCGATGAGCTGGCTATTTTTTTATTTACCCTCACCGTTGCCCTGATCTATGGCGGTCTGGCCTGGCTTGTCTTTGTAGGTGTCCAGTACGGCTACATCCGTACCAAACGGAGCAAACCACGGGGGTTTCTCAAGCACCTGCTTTATGCCTGCGCCTTGCTGCAAATGAAAAACTATCCCGGTTACTTTGAACAGGAGTTCCACGAGTGA
- a CDS encoding helix-turn-helix domain-containing protein: protein MIRNTSITIDEAAQLAKCSYHTIHRAIKRGDLAAYKPGKTVLILEADLSAWFESKRIRAVRAGRPRRSIQIHER, encoded by the coding sequence ATGATACGAAACACATCCATCACGATAGATGAAGCGGCCCAGCTCGCCAAGTGCAGCTACCACACCATTCATCGGGCAATCAAGCGAGGTGATCTGGCAGCCTATAAGCCAGGGAAAACCGTTTTGATCCTGGAAGCCGACCTGAGTGCCTGGTTTGAGAGCAAGCGTATTCGAGCGGTAAGAGCAGGCCGGCCTCGTCGATCTATTCAGATTCATGAGCGGTAG
- a CDS encoding DDE-type integrase/transposase/recombinase — protein sequence MKKETGSAPTQEGLPRRHRADHPDTVWSWGVTCLPTLVRGQFFYLYLIIDIYRRKIVGYEVFESENMANSSHVLQRAVLREQCGHRPLVLHGDNGSAMKGSTIYGKLEELGITPSHSRARVSNDNAYSESLFRTRVNTAHPSQ from the coding sequence GTGAAAAAAGAAACAGGCAGCGCCCCGACACAAGAAGGGCTGCCACGCCGTCATCGTGCCGACCATCCTGACACCGTGTGGAGTTGGGGCGTGACCTGTTTGCCGACCTTGGTTCGTGGCCAGTTCTTTTACCTGTACCTGATTATCGATATCTACAGACGCAAGATTGTGGGTTATGAAGTCTTTGAATCCGAGAACATGGCCAACAGTTCGCACGTCCTTCAACGAGCCGTGCTGCGCGAGCAATGCGGGCACCGACCCCTTGTCTTGCATGGCGACAACGGCTCAGCCATGAAGGGCTCGACGATCTATGGCAAGCTCGAAGAGCTGGGCATCACGCCATCGCACAGCCGTGCTCGCGTCTCCAACGATAACGCCTACTCTGAATCTTTGTTCCGTACGCGTGTAAATACCGCCCATCCTTCCCAATAA